The Oreochromis niloticus isolate F11D_XX linkage group LG2, O_niloticus_UMD_NMBU, whole genome shotgun sequence genome includes a region encoding these proteins:
- the LOC100690517 gene encoding uncharacterized protein LOC100690517 produces the protein MESVNLGDTMTLQCSLLSKNKNDTDQCPGEDKVHWFKGGSESHPDVIYHGNVRNKEDGRCDYSLSKTITNSSDAGTYYCAVVTCSEILFGEGTKVVTNEFPLSAVLVTLLIFSVLVNFGLILSRKQKPTCEQSKGGETVSTQPPINEQDRSTADQLSNVEGEEVGVNYAALDFSSRKVKKWKNKRELPHNSIYSGMIDYQ, from the exons ATGGAGTCAGTCAACCTGGGTGATACAATGACTCTGCAGTGTTCACTCCTCTCCAAGAACAAGAATGACACAGATCAGTGTCCAGGGGAAGACAAAGTGCACTGGTTCAAAGGTGGATCAGAATCCCACCCAGACGTCATTTACCACGGCAATGTCAGAAATAAAGAGGATGGGAGATGTGACTACAGTCTGTCCAAAACTATAACAAACTCATCTGATGCTGGGACCTACTACTGTGCTGTTGTCACATGCAGCGAGATCCTGTTTGGTGAAGGAACAAAAGTGGTGACaa ATGAGTTCCCGCTCAGTGCTGTGCTTGTGACACTGCTgatcttctctgtgcttgtaaATTTTGGTCTGATTCTCTCCAGAAAACAGAAGCCAACTTGTGAACAGTCCAAAG GAGGAGAAACCGTATCCACTCAGCCTCCAATCAATGAACAGGATAGATCAACTGCAGATCAACTGAGTAATGTG GAGGGTGAAGAAGTAGGAGTAAACTATGCGGCGCTGGACTTCTCCTcaagaaaagttaaaaaatggAAGAATAAGCGGGAGCTACCACATAACAGCATATATTCTGGCATGATAGACTACCAGTAG
- the LOC102078201 gene encoding uncharacterized protein LOC102078201 — MVVLWMMLLLLHQGDSLVPVKMVQLGEPATLKCDTPKEIRSKVYWYRQSVGDTLKLIVTLYRDTEPVYDSAFLKSRFSAKNANNFSKLTILETVQEDEGIYHCGMTAWHNLEWSGTYLLVKGNTERTSNYIVVQQPIESNPVCPGTTANLQCSVLSDSENKTCPGDDNVLWFRTGSNKSHPNIIYTDGNRTNRCEKRSDHQKTCFYQLSKNVSSSDAGTYYCAVATCGEILFGNGTTLDIQESSVWSQTASTVVFLLSAVMCISLFIIAVLIYITKKNNSDHHKAPGNDQKTQQDISQIKDTQMFSAVVFAVIKVDICTTKVVNAADEQQIYTAVKAFGLD; from the exons ATGGTGGTGTTATGGATGATGTTGCTTCTTCTTCATCAAGGAG ATTCTCTGGTTCCAGTGAAAATGGTTCAGCTTGGTGAACCAGCAACCTTAAAGTGTGATACACCCAAAGAGATCAGGAGTAAAGTATACTGGTACAGGCAGAGTGTTGGGGATACACTTAAATTAATTGTGACACTATATCGAGATACAGAACCTGTGTATGATTCTGCATTTTTGAAATCAAGATTTTCTGCAAAGAATGCAAACAATTTTAGCAAACTGACTATTTTGGAGACGGTCCAAGAGGATGAGGGAATTTATCATTGTGGAATGACAGCATGGCATAATCTTGAATGGAGTGGAACATATTTGTTAGTTAAAG GAAACACTGAAAGGACATCAAACTATATTGTTGTACAGCAGCCAATAGAATCAAATCCAGTGTGTCCAGGAACCACGGCAAATCTACAGTGTTCAGTTCTCTCTGATTCTGAGAACAAGACATGTCCAGGAGATGATAATGTTTTGTGGTTCAGAACTGGATCTAATAAATCTCATCCAAACATCATTTACACTGATGGAAATAGAACGAATCGATGTGAGAAAAGATCTGACCAtcagaaaacatgtttttatcaaCTTTCTAAGAATGTCAGCTCCTCTGATGCTGGGACTTACTACTGTGCTGTGGCCACATGTGGGGAGAtattatttggaaatggaacTACACTGGATATTCAAG AAAGCAGTGTGTGGTCACAGACAGCCAGTACAGTTGTTTttctgctcagtgctgtcatgTGTATAAGTCTCTTTATTATTGCTGTCCTCATTTACATaaccaagaaaaacaacagtgaTCATCACAAAG CTCCTGGTAATGATCAGAAAACACAACAG GACATTTCCCAGATTAAGGACACAcagatgttttctgctgttgtctTTGCCGTGATCAAAGTTGATATTTGCACAACAAAGGTTGTGAATGCAGCAGACGAGCAGCAGATCTATACAGCTGTCAAAGCTTTTGGGCTGGATTAG